Proteins from a single region of Paraglaciecola sp. T6c:
- a CDS encoding Hsp20 family protein, protein MRNIDLSPLYRSFIGFDHLASMIDTASRNEKQSSYPPYNIELIAEDKYRITMAVAGFAENEVSIEVQENTLKVTGNKAAATDEERKFLHKGISERNFERKFQLGDHVNVLDAKMENGLLHVNLERVVPEAKKPRTIQIGSHTEKLIEGESKPAS, encoded by the coding sequence ATGCGTAATATCGATCTATCTCCACTATACCGTTCTTTCATTGGTTTTGACCACTTGGCATCAATGATTGACACTGCATCTCGTAATGAAAAACAATCTAGCTACCCTCCCTACAACATTGAGTTGATAGCCGAAGATAAATATCGCATCACCATGGCGGTTGCGGGTTTCGCAGAAAATGAAGTCTCGATTGAGGTGCAAGAAAACACCTTGAAAGTCACCGGCAATAAAGCCGCAGCAACAGACGAAGAGCGAAAATTCCTTCACAAGGGTATTTCAGAGCGCAACTTTGAACGCAAATTCCAATTGGGCGATCACGTAAATGTGCTCGACGCCAAAATGGAAAACGGCCTACTCCACGTTAATTTAGAGCGTGTGGTACCCGAAGCGAAAAAACCACGCACGATTCAAATTGGTAGTCATACTGAGAAGTTGATTGAGGGTGAAAGCAAACCCGCGAGTTAA
- a CDS encoding MAPEG family protein: MLHTPITAFYAGLLGITFVYLSILVVRGRRAGKISLGDGGDSHFLGVIRAHGNFAEYVPLILVLMLVAEINASYPIVLHIAGLALLVGRILHAYGLKHHSGASWQRVSGMILTFVALIGLSVQNIAYLY; encoded by the coding sequence ATGTTACACACGCCAATTACCGCATTTTACGCTGGACTACTGGGGATCACTTTCGTGTATCTTTCAATCTTAGTTGTTAGAGGTCGCCGAGCGGGGAAAATCAGCTTGGGAGACGGAGGAGACAGCCATTTCTTAGGCGTAATACGTGCCCATGGAAACTTTGCAGAGTATGTTCCGTTAATACTCGTATTGATGTTGGTCGCAGAAATTAACGCGTCTTATCCTATTGTGCTGCACATTGCTGGCCTCGCTTTACTCGTAGGCCGTATATTACACGCTTATGGCCTTAAACATCATTCAGGGGCTAGTTGGCAACGTGTTTCAGGCATGATATTAACCTTTGTAGCTTTGATTGGACTGTCAGTGCAGAACATCGCTTATCTCTATTAG
- the adk gene encoding adenylate kinase, protein MRIILLGAPGAGKGTQAQYLMGKYGIPQISTGDMLRAAIKAGTELGNAAKRVMDEGKLVSDELIIGLVKERIAQDDCKGGFLLDGFPRTIPQADAMKEAGINVDHVIEFDVPDEVIVERMAGRRVHPASGRVYHLQYNPPQNDGKDDETGEDLVIRADDQEDTVRHRLGVYHEQTKPLVDYYQSEASANNCQYHKIDGTKAVDVVSDQLSSLLG, encoded by the coding sequence ATGCGTATTATTCTTCTTGGTGCTCCTGGTGCTGGTAAAGGCACTCAAGCTCAATATTTAATGGGTAAATATGGCATCCCGCAGATCTCTACGGGTGATATGCTACGAGCAGCAATAAAAGCTGGCACTGAGTTAGGTAACGCCGCAAAGCGCGTTATGGACGAAGGAAAACTGGTTTCTGATGAGCTCATCATTGGTTTGGTAAAAGAGCGCATTGCACAAGATGATTGCAAAGGCGGTTTCTTACTCGATGGGTTCCCGCGCACTATCCCTCAAGCTGATGCGATGAAAGAAGCGGGCATTAATGTCGATCACGTTATCGAATTTGATGTACCTGATGAAGTGATTGTCGAGCGTATGGCGGGTCGTCGCGTGCATCCTGCTTCGGGTCGTGTTTATCATCTACAATACAATCCGCCTCAAAACGACGGAAAGGATGATGAAACGGGCGAAGATTTAGTTATCCGTGCTGATGACCAAGAAGATACCGTTCGTCACCGCTTAGGTGTTTACCATGAACAGACTAAGCCACTGGTTGATTATTATCAGAGTGAAGCAAGCGCTAACAACTGCCAGTATCATAAAATTGATGGTACTAAAGCGGTTGATGTCGTCAGCGACCAGTTGTCATCTTTACTTGGCTAA
- the htpG gene encoding molecular chaperone HtpG, producing MADVAHQETHGFQTEVKQLLQLMIHSLYSNKEIFLRELVSNAADAADKLRFKALSNDSLYEGDGDLCVKLSIDKDAGSITISDNGIGMDRASVIEHLGTIAKSGTSEFFSNLSGDQAKDSQLIGQFGVGFYSAFIVAEKVVVRSRAAGDDASKGVEWTSEGEGEFTVADIEKADRGTEITLFLREDEKEFADDWRLRSIVSKYSDHISIPVMMYKEEVPESDGPDGEKVPAQPAKWEAVNKATALWTRDKSEVSDEEYKEFYKHISHDFADPLVWSHNKVEGKTEYNSLLYIPAKAPFDMWNRDQKHGLKLYVQRVFIMDDAEQFMPTYLRFVKGLLDSNDLPLNVSREILQDNKITQAIRQGCTKRVLQMLERVAKNDSEKYQGFWAEFGNVLKEGPAEDHANKEKVAGLLRFASTENDSDAQNVSLADYVSRMKDGQDKIYYITADSYKAAKSSPHLEIFRKKGIEVLLMSDRVDEWLMSHLTEFDEKSFQSITHGELDLGDLDDEDSKKAQEEAEKQVEGLTERVKTVLGDKVAEVKFTHRLTDSPACIVADGTGMSTQMIKLMQAAGQPVPEAKYHFELNPEHSLVKMLADEQDEERFGQWTEVLFDQAALSEQGSLKDPAAFVHNLNTLLMNLAK from the coding sequence ATGGCTGACGTTGCCCATCAAGAAACTCATGGCTTTCAAACCGAAGTAAAACAATTGCTTCAGTTGATGATCCATTCACTTTATTCAAATAAAGAAATATTTCTTCGTGAACTTGTTTCTAACGCTGCCGATGCAGCAGACAAATTACGATTCAAGGCGCTGTCGAACGATAGTCTATACGAAGGCGACGGCGATTTATGCGTTAAATTAAGCATTGATAAAGACGCTGGTTCTATCACCATCAGTGATAACGGTATCGGTATGGACCGAGCGAGTGTCATTGAGCATTTAGGCACGATTGCAAAATCTGGTACCTCCGAATTTTTCAGTAATTTGTCGGGTGACCAAGCGAAAGACTCACAATTAATTGGCCAGTTCGGTGTTGGTTTTTACTCTGCGTTTATCGTGGCTGAAAAAGTGGTCGTGCGCTCTCGTGCTGCAGGCGACGATGCCAGCAAAGGTGTTGAGTGGACATCAGAAGGTGAAGGCGAGTTTACGGTTGCAGATATCGAGAAAGCAGACCGTGGTACTGAAATTACCTTGTTCTTACGTGAAGACGAAAAAGAGTTCGCAGATGACTGGCGTCTACGCTCAATCGTTAGCAAGTATTCTGATCACATCAGCATCCCTGTGATGATGTACAAAGAAGAAGTTCCAGAAAGCGATGGCCCAGATGGCGAGAAAGTGCCTGCGCAACCTGCCAAGTGGGAAGCCGTAAACAAGGCAACAGCCCTATGGACTCGCGATAAGTCTGAAGTGTCTGACGAAGAATACAAAGAGTTTTACAAGCATATTTCTCATGATTTTGCGGATCCACTAGTATGGTCACACAACAAGGTTGAAGGTAAAACTGAATACAATAGCTTGCTGTATATTCCAGCTAAAGCACCGTTCGATATGTGGAACCGTGACCAAAAGCACGGCTTGAAGCTATACGTTCAGCGCGTGTTTATCATGGATGACGCTGAGCAATTCATGCCGACGTATTTGCGTTTCGTGAAAGGTTTGCTTGATTCAAACGACCTACCTTTGAACGTATCTCGTGAAATTTTGCAAGATAACAAAATCACTCAAGCCATTCGTCAGGGCTGTACTAAGCGCGTATTGCAAATGCTTGAGCGTGTTGCTAAAAATGACAGCGAGAAGTACCAAGGCTTCTGGGCTGAATTTGGTAATGTGCTAAAAGAAGGCCCCGCTGAAGATCACGCCAATAAAGAGAAAGTAGCAGGCTTGTTACGTTTCGCTTCGACTGAAAATGACAGCGATGCGCAAAACGTTTCTTTGGCTGATTATGTTAGTCGTATGAAAGACGGCCAAGATAAAATCTACTACATTACCGCCGATAGCTACAAAGCAGCTAAATCTAGTCCGCATTTGGAAATCTTCCGCAAAAAAGGCATCGAAGTTTTATTGATGTCAGACCGTGTGGATGAATGGCTTATGTCCCATTTGACTGAATTCGATGAAAAGTCATTCCAATCAATTACCCATGGTGAATTAGATTTAGGTGATTTAGACGACGAAGACAGTAAAAAGGCCCAAGAGGAAGCTGAGAAGCAAGTTGAAGGTTTAACTGAGCGCGTTAAAACTGTGCTAGGCGATAAAGTCGCTGAGGTGAAATTTACGCACCGTCTAACAGATTCACCTGCGTGTATCGTGGCTGATGGCACTGGTATGTCTACCCAGATGATCAAGTTGATGCAAGCTGCAGGTCAACCAGTACCTGAAGCTAAGTATCACTTCGAGCTTAACCCAGAGCATAGCTTGGTGAAAATGCTAGCTGACGAGCAAGATGAAGAACGTTTCGGTCAGTGGACTGAAGTATTGTTTGATCAAGCTGCGTTGTCAGAACAAGGCAGTTTAAAAGACCCAGCAGCCTTTGTGCACAATTTAAACACCCTACTAATGAATTTGGCAAAATAA
- the recR gene encoding recombination mediator RecR: MKLSPLILELINAFKVLPGVGPKSAQRMAFHLLERNRSGALQLSQVLHNAMEHVGHCKQCRTFTESELCEICAHPRRSEAGTLCVVESPQDVVAIEQTAEFKGLYFVLMGHLSPIDGIGPSEIGLDELANLLDSKDLTEVILATNPTVEGEATAHYIGQMCSARDIQATRLAHGMPVGGELEYVDGNTLTHAFVGRRSLS, from the coding sequence ATGAAGCTTAGTCCTCTTATTTTAGAGCTTATTAACGCGTTTAAAGTGTTACCCGGTGTGGGCCCGAAAAGCGCCCAGCGCATGGCGTTTCATTTGTTAGAGCGAAATAGAAGTGGTGCCTTGCAGTTGAGCCAAGTGTTGCATAACGCCATGGAACACGTGGGGCATTGTAAGCAGTGCCGTACGTTTACCGAAAGCGAATTGTGTGAAATTTGTGCTCACCCTAGACGTAGCGAAGCGGGCACTTTGTGCGTTGTTGAGTCCCCCCAAGATGTGGTGGCGATTGAACAAACCGCTGAATTTAAAGGTTTGTACTTTGTATTGATGGGACATTTATCGCCTATCGATGGTATTGGGCCGAGTGAAATCGGGTTAGACGAACTAGCGAATTTGTTAGACAGCAAAGATTTGACGGAAGTGATCCTAGCCACCAACCCGACGGTTGAAGGCGAGGCAACGGCCCATTACATTGGCCAGATGTGCTCTGCGAGAGACATTCAAGCGACTCGGTTAGCTCACGGTATGCCGGTGGGTGGCGAGTTAGAATATGTTGATGGCAATACGTTGACGCATGCTTTTGTGGGTCGTCGAAGCCTGTCTTAG
- a CDS encoding YbaB/EbfC family nucleoid-associated protein: protein MFKGGMGNVMKQAQQMQERMQKKQEELAKMEVTGESGAGLVKVTMTCNHNVRRVDIDDSLMEDDKEMIEDLVAAATNDAVRRVQETTKEQMADVTGGMAMPPGFKMPF, encoded by the coding sequence ATGTTTAAAGGTGGAATGGGTAATGTAATGAAGCAAGCGCAACAAATGCAAGAGCGCATGCAGAAGAAACAAGAAGAGCTAGCCAAAATGGAAGTTACCGGCGAGTCTGGCGCAGGTTTGGTGAAGGTCACTATGACCTGTAACCACAACGTACGCCGCGTTGACATTGACGATAGCTTGATGGAAGACGATAAAGAAATGATTGAAGACTTGGTTGCGGCAGCCACCAACGATGCAGTACGTCGTGTGCAAGAAACCACCAAAGAACAAATGGCAGATGTCACTGGCGGCATGGCGATGCCTCCGGGCTTCAAAATGCCGTTCTAA
- the dnaX gene encoding DNA polymerase III subunit gamma/tau, translating to MSYQVLARKWRPNNFSELVGQEHVVAAISNALDNDRLHHAYLFTGTRGVGKTTIARIFSKSLNCELGMGSKPCGKCSTCVEIEQGNFVDLLEIDAASRTKVEDTRELLDNVQYRPSRGRYKVYLIDEVHMLSKHSFNALLKTLEEPPPHVKFLLATTDPQKLPITILSRCLQFNLKALSRAQIAQQLQHVFAQEQLQNAPEALAQIARAAQGSMRDALSLSDQAIAQGNGNVSLSIVTDMLGLMDKTQVLKLLNAVLNKQNESVFELVDFMSEQAVDYSQVLNELMSLLHQVALTQFVPDACKLETISARAIYQLAKNALPEHIQLLYQIALQGKRDMPFAADARTGLEMTLLRMLAFSPVQVNTSVEELVAMTPSSAPSSGPSSAPLPMRDKHDLVTPTDDTPVESKETVVAAMAQAEEAPQAPIATEIDNTQRVAAPKDAPSTASDSTSNNDFTNDSDFTARQNTQPLEVMGSKSERADNAATQNQVEGAAAVEKTLADETSAQPFDDDEYHSAQMQDMEAQQAGILQEAEYFIQPQTQQPHDTNTAVDHQQEVHQQDASKPQSQSTESLLALRRKLTQATEDEQENVPSVKKSEGGYDASQFLPGGSGPGVEPMAGAIPRNQPVTKPASAESPSSPESLPEPSSPEQYSPEQATPYTYSAQADAPYPNDADVPNANQAELGEAPPWATDDANNQTSLNEFNDINDINEVTVNEVTGGDVSVNELSHEALALDEVTVPVDAQEDIAENQQEIENTVFDPTAHLAQDLECEVDYEVPAFLESGEKVTIAPQLDKWSALITQMQVAALTKQLALHSEFTQDGDKVVLNLVQTKEHLNTDSAKEQLQRALSDVLQQQITLEVHVGDAINTPFALQQSINRVRFEYAKQVVETNESICMFKDMFNAQVLNDSIKAR from the coding sequence ATGAGCTATCAAGTTCTAGCGCGAAAATGGCGGCCAAATAATTTCAGTGAATTAGTTGGTCAAGAGCATGTAGTCGCAGCCATTTCAAATGCACTTGATAATGACCGCTTACACCACGCTTATTTGTTTACGGGTACGCGAGGTGTGGGCAAAACCACTATCGCACGGATCTTTTCCAAGAGTCTGAATTGCGAATTGGGCATGGGGTCAAAACCCTGTGGTAAATGCTCTACGTGTGTTGAAATAGAGCAGGGCAACTTCGTTGATCTGTTAGAAATCGATGCAGCCTCACGCACAAAGGTCGAGGATACTCGGGAATTATTAGACAACGTACAATATCGACCCTCACGTGGTCGATACAAAGTGTACTTAATTGATGAAGTACACATGTTGTCTAAGCATAGTTTTAACGCTCTGCTTAAAACCCTTGAAGAGCCACCGCCACACGTCAAATTCTTGTTGGCGACAACCGATCCGCAAAAGCTACCGATCACGATTTTATCTCGCTGCTTGCAGTTCAACCTTAAAGCCTTATCACGAGCGCAAATTGCTCAGCAACTACAGCATGTTTTTGCCCAAGAGCAACTTCAAAATGCGCCAGAAGCGCTGGCGCAAATAGCAAGAGCTGCACAGGGAAGTATGCGTGACGCTTTGAGTTTATCCGATCAAGCTATTGCCCAAGGCAATGGCAACGTCAGTTTGAGCATAGTCACCGACATGCTCGGCTTAATGGACAAAACGCAAGTTCTCAAGTTACTCAATGCTGTGCTGAATAAGCAAAATGAGTCGGTGTTTGAATTGGTCGACTTTATGTCTGAACAAGCCGTCGACTATAGCCAGGTGCTGAATGAATTGATGAGTTTGCTACATCAAGTCGCTTTGACCCAATTTGTACCTGATGCATGCAAACTTGAGACTATTTCCGCTCGGGCAATATATCAATTAGCAAAAAATGCACTGCCTGAGCACATACAATTGCTTTACCAAATTGCATTGCAAGGCAAGCGCGATATGCCATTTGCAGCGGATGCCAGAACAGGCTTGGAAATGACACTGCTGCGCATGTTGGCCTTTAGCCCAGTGCAAGTAAATACTAGTGTTGAAGAGCTAGTGGCTATGACCCCAAGCTCAGCACCGAGTAGTGGGCCGAGTAGTGCACCGCTGCCAATGCGAGACAAACACGACCTTGTTACACCCACCGACGACACGCCAGTTGAGTCTAAGGAAACGGTTGTAGCTGCGATGGCACAAGCTGAGGAAGCGCCCCAAGCACCAATTGCCACTGAGATTGATAACACGCAAAGAGTGGCAGCGCCAAAAGATGCGCCATCTACAGCCAGTGACTCTACGTCTAACAATGATTTTACTAACGACAGTGATTTTACAGCCCGTCAGAACACTCAACCCCTTGAGGTCATGGGCTCGAAAAGCGAGCGTGCAGACAATGCGGCCACACAAAATCAAGTGGAAGGGGCAGCAGCTGTTGAAAAGACACTAGCAGATGAAACTTCAGCTCAGCCGTTTGATGATGACGAATATCACAGTGCACAAATGCAGGACATGGAAGCGCAACAAGCAGGCATTTTGCAAGAAGCTGAGTATTTTATTCAGCCGCAAACTCAGCAACCGCATGATACGAATACAGCTGTCGACCATCAGCAAGAAGTCCATCAACAAGATGCCTCGAAGCCGCAAAGTCAATCTACCGAAAGTTTACTTGCGCTGCGCCGTAAACTCACTCAGGCAACGGAAGATGAACAGGAGAATGTCCCTTCAGTAAAAAAGTCTGAAGGTGGTTATGATGCCAGTCAGTTTCTGCCTGGTGGCAGCGGGCCGGGTGTTGAACCAATGGCTGGCGCAATTCCTAGGAATCAGCCCGTCACGAAGCCTGCTTCTGCTGAAAGCCCGAGTTCACCCGAATCTCTACCTGAGCCGTCTTCACCTGAGCAGTATTCACCTGAGCAAGCTACGCCGTACACGTATTCTGCTCAAGCAGATGCACCTTATCCGAACGATGCTGATGTACCTAATGCGAATCAGGCCGAGTTAGGGGAAGCACCGCCTTGGGCGACAGATGATGCTAATAATCAAACCTCTCTTAATGAATTCAATGATATCAATGACATTAACGAAGTAACCGTTAACGAAGTCACTGGTGGTGATGTATCTGTTAATGAACTAAGCCATGAGGCGCTAGCCCTTGATGAAGTGACGGTGCCCGTTGACGCACAAGAAGACATAGCAGAAAACCAACAAGAGATTGAAAATACCGTTTTCGACCCCACTGCTCATTTAGCGCAAGATTTAGAATGTGAGGTGGACTATGAGGTACCTGCATTTCTTGAGTCGGGTGAGAAGGTCACAATAGCGCCCCAATTGGATAAATGGAGCGCGTTGATAACACAGATGCAAGTGGCTGCGCTGACGAAGCAATTGGCGCTGCATTCTGAGTTCACTCAAGATGGTGACAAAGTCGTGCTCAATTTGGTGCAAACCAAGGAGCACCTGAATACCGATTCAGCTAAAGAACAATTGCAACGTGCACTGAGTGATGTGTTGCAACAACAGATTACCCTAGAGGTACATGTAGGTGACGCGATTAACACGCCGTTTGCCTTACAACAAAGTATTAATCGGGTGCGATTTGAATATGCCAAGCAAGTGGTCGAAACTAATGAGTCCATTTGTATGTTTAAAGACATGTTCAACGCCCAAGTGCTAAATGATTCAATCAAAGCACGCTAG
- the apt gene encoding adenine phosphoribosyltransferase: MPAAYIKSVIKTVPDYPKPGILFRDVTSILEDHKAYTTSIELLVKEFAPYNFDKVAGTEARGFLFGAPLAIELGIGFIPVRKPNKLPRKVISESYDLEYGTDCLEIHEDAVKPGEKVLMLDDLLATGGTMIATANLIRRLGGIVEHAGFVISLPDLGGEAKLQEIGVQSHSICEFEGE; encoded by the coding sequence GTGCCCGCTGCTTATATAAAGTCGGTTATTAAAACCGTACCTGATTATCCCAAGCCTGGGATTTTATTTCGTGACGTGACTTCGATTCTTGAAGATCATAAAGCGTACACGACGAGTATCGAACTCTTGGTAAAAGAGTTCGCTCCATACAATTTCGATAAAGTGGCTGGCACAGAAGCCCGCGGCTTTTTGTTTGGTGCGCCTCTGGCGATTGAGCTAGGTATCGGTTTTATACCTGTACGTAAGCCCAATAAACTGCCGCGTAAAGTGATTAGCGAAAGCTACGATCTTGAATACGGCACTGACTGCCTAGAGATCCATGAAGATGCGGTCAAACCGGGTGAGAAAGTATTGATGCTAGATGACTTGCTTGCCACTGGTGGCACAATGATCGCCACTGCTAATTTAATTAGACGTTTAGGCGGTATCGTTGAGCATGCTGGTTTTGTTATTTCATTACCTGATTTAGGTGGTGAAGCCAAACTGCAAGAAATCGGTGTACAAAGTCATTCAATTTGTGAGTTCGAAGGCGAGTAA
- a CDS encoding HvfC family RiPP maturation protein: MYDFQKTQLAFIDHLKDPATHPFSHGIEPRRMEIYRDLFFNNIKGFLSSGFPVLESLYTEAQWNSLARQFFAEHECRSPYFTDISKEFVEYLSNEYERQPHDPIFMAELAHYEWMELTVSIRKQTHSQTYDAAQKVTAVQLSQLASVVSYQFPVHQISQDYQPSEPSEPVYLVIHRDSDDQVDFTLITAMTAHLLVTIENNQHLSLESLNQSMIETLPQIEPAQVIQGVNQIVQQMLEQQILVPYAIST, encoded by the coding sequence ATGTACGACTTTCAAAAGACTCAGCTGGCGTTCATTGATCACCTAAAAGATCCTGCTACTCACCCTTTCTCACATGGCATTGAACCAAGGCGAATGGAAATCTATCGAGATTTGTTCTTTAACAATATCAAGGGGTTTCTTAGTTCGGGCTTTCCTGTACTTGAGAGTTTGTATACCGAAGCGCAATGGAACAGCCTTGCTCGGCAATTTTTTGCTGAGCACGAATGCCGTTCGCCCTATTTTACGGATATCAGTAAAGAGTTCGTTGAGTATTTAAGCAATGAATACGAACGCCAACCACATGATCCCATTTTTATGGCCGAACTGGCCCACTATGAATGGATGGAGCTTACGGTATCTATCAGAAAGCAAACTCACTCTCAAACATACGACGCAGCACAAAAGGTAACAGCAGTGCAATTATCACAACTTGCCAGCGTGGTTAGTTACCAGTTTCCTGTACACCAAATTAGCCAAGATTATCAACCAAGCGAACCTAGCGAGCCTGTTTATTTAGTGATCCACCGTGATAGCGACGATCAAGTAGATTTTACGCTGATAACCGCTATGACAGCCCATTTGCTCGTCACGATTGAAAATAATCAGCATTTGTCACTCGAGTCGCTGAATCAAAGTATGATTGAAACGCTCCCGCAAATAGAACCAGCGCAAGTGATACAAGGCGTAAATCAAATTGTGCAGCAAATGTTAGAGCAACAGATACTCGTGCCGTATGCGATTAGCACGTAA
- a CDS encoding HvfB family MNIO-type RiPP peptide maturase, producing MQSKHLSGVGLGLRREMINELIDDIPSAVDFWEVAPENWIPLGGKYQKQLNQFTSTSEFTTHGLSLSIGGPEPLDINFVKDVKAFLDTHNIQHYSEHLSYCSGKGHLYDLMPIPFSEDAVKYVVERVNMVQDIIERPLILENVSYYAAPNANMSEQDFTLAVLEESNCKMLLDVNNIYVNSINHGYDAEGFLKAMPTARIVYGHIAGHYDEADDLKVDTHGADVIQPVWDLLEKAYEIHGVFPTLLERDFNIPPIEELLLEVDKIRQIQHKHRVAETHKDLA from the coding sequence ATGCAGAGTAAGCATTTATCAGGCGTGGGTTTAGGATTACGCCGTGAGATGATCAACGAACTAATTGACGATATTCCCAGCGCTGTCGATTTTTGGGAAGTCGCTCCCGAGAACTGGATCCCGCTGGGAGGAAAGTACCAAAAGCAGCTCAATCAGTTTACCAGCACCAGCGAGTTTACAACCCACGGACTTTCACTGTCTATTGGTGGCCCCGAGCCGCTGGATATTAATTTCGTTAAAGACGTAAAAGCATTTCTTGATACGCATAATATTCAGCATTACAGCGAGCACCTAAGTTATTGTTCAGGTAAGGGCCATCTCTACGACTTAATGCCAATCCCATTCAGCGAAGACGCAGTGAAGTACGTGGTTGAGCGAGTTAACATGGTGCAAGACATCATTGAGCGGCCGCTCATACTAGAAAACGTATCATACTATGCAGCGCCCAACGCTAATATGAGTGAACAAGACTTCACACTAGCAGTATTGGAAGAATCGAATTGTAAAATGCTGTTAGATGTAAACAATATCTATGTAAATTCAATTAACCATGGTTATGACGCTGAGGGTTTTTTGAAGGCAATGCCAACAGCACGAATTGTCTATGGTCATATTGCTGGGCACTATGATGAGGCTGACGATTTGAAAGTGGACACCCACGGCGCTGATGTGATTCAACCTGTATGGGATTTACTCGAAAAAGCGTATGAGATCCACGGTGTCTTCCCCACCTTGTTAGAGCGTGATTTTAATATTCCTCCGATTGAAGAACTCTTGCTTGAAGTTGACAAAATTCGACAAATTCAGCATAAGCATAGGGTGGCCGAGACACACAAGGATTTGGCATAA
- a CDS encoding HvfA family oxazolone/thioamide-modified RiPP metallophore, which translates to MKQIKQTTIATAIGAVVLGSLASVSFQANAAPFGMQTLESGYMQDVAEGKCGEGKCGGDKAAKMTKEGKCGEGKCGGDKAAKMTKEGKCGEGKCGGDKAAKEGKCGGDKAAKEGKCGEGKCGGDKAAKEGKCGEGKCGGDKAAKEGKCGEGKCGGQA; encoded by the coding sequence ATGAAACAAATTAAACAAACTACTATCGCTACAGCAATTGGTGCAGTTGTACTAGGCTCACTAGCTTCAGTTAGCTTTCAAGCAAATGCGGCACCTTTTGGGATGCAAACATTAGAGTCTGGTTATATGCAAGATGTTGCTGAAGGTAAATGCGGCGAAGGCAAATGTGGCGGCGACAAAGCAGCTAAAATGACCAAAGAAGGTAAGTGCGGCGAAGGCAAATGTGGCGGCGACAAAGCAGCTAAAATGACCAAAGAAGGCAAGTGCGGCGAAGGTAAATGTGGCGGCGACAAAGCAGCCAAAGAAGGCAAGTGCGGCGGCGACAAAGCAGCCAAAGAAGGTAAGTGCGGCGAAGGTAAATGTGGCGGCGACAAAGCAGCCAAAGAAGGCAAGTGCGGCGAAGGTAAATGTGGCGGCGACAAAGCAGCTAAAGAAGGTAAGTGCGGCGAAGGTAAATGTGGCGGCCAAGCTTAA